The following nucleotide sequence is from Salvia miltiorrhiza cultivar Shanhuang (shh) chromosome 7, IMPLAD_Smil_shh, whole genome shotgun sequence.
TCTTCCTGCAAGAGCTCTCCAAATTCAAAGTGAAGAACTCCGAGAGCGTGAACCGGGCTCTCGAGGGCCTTCAATCGGAAGTCGAAGCAGCTAAGCAACTGGCTGCAGAGTGCAGCAATGGCAACAAGATTTACCTCCTCTTGAGCGGCAAGAAGATTGTGGAGAAGATGGAGAGCACGAGCAAGAGCATGAGTAGGGCTATGGCGCTCTTCCCGTTGGCATCCTTGGATGTCTCGCCCCAGACGAATCAATGGCTTCTGAATCTGTGCAAGAATATGGAAGAAGCTCAGTATCACCTCTCTCCCATGGAGGAGGAGATACTGCACAAGATTGAAACCGGTGTACAAGACAGGACTACTGACCGATCTTTTGCAAGCAATCTGCTCCTTCTCATTGCTGAATCTTTGGGGATTCCATCTCAAGAGAATGATCTGAAGGAGGAGTTTGAGAATTTCAAGAATGATATACAGTCAAGAAACGAGGCGCTTCGAATGGAGCAGATCATTCTACTGCTCGAAAATGCAGATGTGGTTACTACTCCAAAGGAGAAGGAGATGAAGTACTTCACCAAACGTAACTCACTGGGGAGACAGCTGCTGGAGCCTCTCCAATCATTTTACTGTCCCATCACTGCGGATATCATGAGGGATCCAGTAGAGACATCATCGGGTTATACGTTTGAGAGAGAGGCCATCGAGAAGTGGTTAGCTTTGGGGAATGGCTTGTGTCCCTTGACTAAGACCCCCTTGACCAAACTGTCTGTACGCCCCAATAGAACTCTCCGACAGTCCATTGAGGAGTGGAAGAACAGGAACATCATGATCACTATTGCTTCCATGAAACCTGAGATACAGTCGAGGGATGAAGAACAAGTGCTTCCTTCTTTGAAGAAACTTAGTGAATTATGTGAGAAAAGTGAGCTGCATCGGGAATGGGTGGTTATGGAGGATTACATACCGATAGTTACAGCTCTTCTTCATGCTAAAAACAGTGAGATCAGATTGCATGCTTTAGCCATTCTGTGTTCCCTTGCAAAGGATAGTGATGATAACAAGGTAAGATTTCATTCAACTCATGTTTATGTCAAAGCTACATTGATTTTACTGATAAATGACAAATGCTCACAGCATTGGAACTTACTTGTGTCAGGAGGCCATTGCTAATGTTAAAGACAGCATCACGTACGTTGTTTACTCGCTTGCACGTAAAGTTGAAGAAAGCATGTTGGCACTGCAGTTGATCTTGGAACTTTCGAGAATTGTGAATGTAAGGAATCTCATTGGAGACGCGCAGGGCGGCATACTTCTTCTCGTCACTTTAGCAAACAGTGATGATGCTCAAGCTTCAAAATACGCCCAAGAGCTTCTCGACACTCTTGCTTTTCTTGATCAGAACGTCGTGCGGATGGCAAGGGCGAAATTCTTTGGGCCTCTGTTGCAGCGTCTTTTTGAAGGTACAGTCGTGCTACCTGCTACAAAAAGTGGAAGATAATCACtacatttataataaattttgatgCACATGCAGGATCTGTGGCCATACAAGTAATCATGGCAGATACATTAGCCGATCTTGAGCTGACTGATCACGACAAGCAGTGTCTTTCTAGAGGTGGAGCACTAAAGGCTCTTCTTCAGATGCTTGAGCTTGACGATATAGAGGTTAAATCAGCAGCCGTTAGAGCTCTAGAGAACCTATCAGGTGTGGCACCGAATGGCCTGCAACTGATCAAGCAAGGAGCCAAAACCCCGCTGTTTGAACTGCTCTTTTGCCACGCGGCATCCAAACTGCGCCTACATGTGGCAAAGACAATCATGCATTTGGCAATGTCCACAGCATCCATGGAAGCTTCTGAGGATCAGATTCGACTTATGGAAACTGAAGAAGATATTTTCAAGCTATTCTCTCTCGTTTCATATACCGGGCCTGAAATGCAGGAAACACTTCTCCTCACCTTCCATGCCCTGTGCAGATCGCCTTCTGGTTTGGACGTCAGGAGGGAGTTGAGACAGGTAGACTTCCAGTTTTGAAAACTACTGTTTCTTCAGCAAATTCATCTTTCAAATCAACATAGTCTGTTTTCCCTTTTTCCACATGAAATATTAGAAGCCAATGTGTGATGCTGAATTGCTGATAGCATATCTTCGTTTCATATTGTTATTCAACAGATCTCTGCTGTAAAAATACTGGTCCATTTATGCGAGCTTGACGACCTTGCTGTGAGGGCAAATGCTGTGAAACTGCTCTGTTATCTGACAGAAGATGGCGATCATCAGACTTTCGAGGAACATGTGAACAGGAGGTGCATCACAACACTGATCAGAATCATCAAGACTTCTGATAGTGAAGATGAGAAAGCTGCTGCCATGGGCATAATCTCTCGCCTCCCGCACAATTCTCAGATGTCTCAGGACCTTTCACAGTGTGGTGCACTTGAAGTCATCTTCGACTGTCTCAAAAACGAAAAAGAGGTGGTCGAAAATGCTGCTGAAGCCCTTTGCCGTTTTACAGCCACCTCAAATCTTGAACAGCAGAAGAGAGTGGCTGAAGCAGGCATCATTCCTGTTCTAGTGAAACTGCTAGCCTCTGGAGCCCCTCCTACGAAAAGAAACGCAGCCATTTCACTAAAGCAGCTATCAGAAAGTTCTAGCAAACTGACCATACCAGTGAAAACCAATAGTCTCCTCAGCTGCTGCTTTGCACCTTCTGAAGGTATCTGTGCTGTCCACTTGGGCATTTGCAGCACCGAGACATCATTCTGCCTTCTGGAGGCAGGTGCTGTGAGGCCACTCGTGATGCTACTCGGGGAACAAGATGCCTCGGCTTGTGAAGCTTCGTTGGATGCAATCTTGACTTTGATTGAAGGTGTGCAACTGCAAAATGGCTGCAAGGTGCTCGAGGAAGCTGGCGCAATAGTTCCAATCATCAAGCTGCTAACTTCATCTTGCAGCAGTCTGCAGGAGAAAACATTAGGAGCGTTACAACGGATATTTAGACTCGTGGATTTCAAGACGAAATACGGTAAATCAGCGCAAATGTCCCTAGTGGATATCACTCAGAGAGGAAGCAGTACTACAAAATCTTTGGCTGCCAAAATACTTGCTCAGCTCAACGTATTGAATGAGCAATCTTCTTTTTTCGATGGCACATGAAACGCAGAGCAGAAGAGGATCATTCTTTCAAGTAAACAGTGAGTTAAGACCGGCTATTGACAAAACAGCCAACAAGCCATGTGTTTGTAAATAAATTGTTGTGTTCTGATCATGATTTGCCACGATGAAGCACCTTTCTTTTTGGCTTGTATCATGTTATCTACTAGTACAAATTAGATTAAAATCTTCATTTACTTCTTCATATTCATATGCTTCTTTTCGGGTACCCTTGTTTTAATTTCTCAGACAGCCTACTTCACCACAAATTACAGTCCAAATTCAATTTTGCGGCAGGAGAAAGACGCTAAATGAGACAGATACATCTGTTGGTTGACAGTTGTAGTAATCTGGGATTTGACGAAAGAACAATCAATGTAAAATATCAAAGTATTTCTGGAAAAGTTAGAAAAATATCAATGCGAGTACAAATGTACAATGAATCAAGTTGGTAAAATTATACGGCAATATTCAGttatctttttcccttttcttcgGCCTCTATCAAATTCTTAAGCAATATACAGTTTGTGTGGGATTTGCACTGTTGCTAGACCTTGTTGAGAATTCAATCGTATCTAATTATATCATTGTCTCTAAAAGCCACCTCGAGTTGATTACTAGTATAATACATGGAGAGAAATTTTGAAAAACGAGTGATTTACAAAGTCAAATGAATATCTGTAATTTATTCAAACATTCATATACAATGATGTATCATTATATTTCCATTGCACTGCAAACCAGTTTGAATACCCCGAGGTTTGttattcattttttcattttcatatggATAATCCACCCACGACTTGCCACAAATTCACCAGATTACTTACAGTTCCAAAATTACCATACCCAAAAGCCATTATCAGATTGATtgatataataagaaaataaagaatCACTACCAACATTTAATCCTACATAAATCACTAAGAAAATACACAATTACTACCAACATCTAGAGAGTGTTTGCCttagcttattttaaagaatttataaTCTCCAACATCTTATAATAAGATATAATATCTCAAGAATTTACAAattttcaaagtgtttggatagtTAAGTTTATAAGCCAGAGAGAGAATTTGTAATTAAcataaagaaaattaaagagaaatgaaattgaaagaatatatgattaaaataacaaatcacaatacaattatttttgtaaaatgattgttgcttataagattataaaaaaaataaattgatattaaGTAACTTATTTTTTGAAGAGCTTAGAGCAACTATAATGGAGAGCCCCCTTGAGGGCTCTATAGAGGTGGGCCACATCATAAAGTCACTCCCTCCACAATGGGAGACTCTACAAGGGtttctatatattttaattaaatttaaattaacaaattacaataattaaaatagaaaaaaattacaataattaaaattacattacaatatatttttaaaaattacaaattgaATCCATGACATTTTACGATCTCCTCACAATCGCCTTATAAAAGACTAATTGAGTCAGCCCCATTTGCGAAGTATTGAGGCTAATAATTTGGGCATCAGCTTGTTCGTGCTTCGTTTATAGTAATCGTGGAGCTTGTCGACGACTTCTTTCATTATATTGACGTACTTTCCTTTGTCTGAGACTGCCGACTACGACTCAATCTTTTTATCTTTCCCTTTGTCGCGCTTTGTTGCCTTTTGGCTTATAAGCCTAGTCGTGACGCTCAAATCGAAGGATGTCATCATGTACTCCCTCAGAGGTATTTTTCGCGCGCTTCGTCAAATAGACGTCGTCGGCGATGGAGGCGAATCGTTGAGATTTGCAGAGAATATGCCACGCCATGCCTCGAAGTATTTGAAAGGAGCCCGGTGTTGGTTAGATATATTTCTTAGGCTTGTTAGGTGATTTGGTCATCACTAATGCCGCTCCCCATGTAGCTCGGCATTTCTAGTAATTGGCCTCCCAAACTTTCTCGTCTTTTTGCACACGTCAGAAGTGAAACTTGATTTGTTTGTTGTCGCGTGCCGGGGTGCCAGAAAGACAACCTTCATTGAAGCGCCTTGTGATTTCTCCCCAATACACGAGTGCCTTTTGATCAGCACCTTTAATAGCATTGTGGGTCGCCTCGACCCATAGTGAGCAAATTAGCTCAGTCACCCACAACGCGAGCCGGCACGTGACTTCGTTGTTTTCAGGAGCACAGAAATCTCAGCGACTTTGTCATCTTGAACCAATTGAGTTTTGTTCAAGTTCATAGCCTCAAGACCTTGAGGGATGAAAGCATTAGATGCTTGAGAAAATGACGAAAGCTAAGAAGAGAAGAAGTTGGGGTCGATGGTGAATTTGGTTGGTGAACCAATTGTTGAAATCACGTTccattatttttaggagaaagAACAAGAACGAAACTTaattgaaagaagaagaagaagaagcaacagCGAATAAGTTTAGATTTAGTTATGGtgtgaaaaatgaatgaaaataagAGATAAATACATGAGATAATAGGTTAAAAACAATAGAGGAAAAAATCGTTGGTTTGCAAGGctatttaacaaaaaaaaatatcgaACCgtcaaaatttcaaaaaaaaaaaattgcgacTGCTATTtaacaaatttttttaaaaaaaaaacgaacaaACGGTCAAAAATTCATTATTAGTTTTTTTGGAGACGGGGGTTTATAGCCAAAAACTACACGAACTATggaaaaagttgcaattttcacttgaactttcaatcaaacaaaaaaaatacatgaatttatatttttattgcaattttcaTCTAAGTTTGACTTTtaacgaaattagagcttaattgacagtcgaaattaagtcaaatattaatttttgtcatCTTAGACCttcgagcttctaaatactaccaattaagctctaatttcgccgaaagtcaaactcaggtgaaaattacaacaaaaatataaatttatgtatttttttggtttgattgaaacttgaaagttcatgtaaaaattacaactttttccAAAGTTAGTGAGTTTTTTAGCCATAACCCCTTTAGTTTTTACTGGTGCACCTTACATTTCGCCAACGAGCCGGGCTCTCTCCGCCGAGGGCCGGCTCGAGCCTCTCGGTCGAGCTATGCTGCAGGTGCTCTTATAAGTTATTCGAGCTTATGTTACCAAACACTTCTCAAGAGCCTATAAACTCAGCCAAACACGCCATTAATCCTACAGAAATCATTAAGAAACTCACGTTCTCTACTATTCTGTCGCTCAAAGAATCATTATTCACGAAAACTAAATCTCAGAATACTAAATACCTGAAATTTTCGTATACACTACAGGAAGTGGCAATGAGACGCATTAGCGACAATGATAACACTAAGCAATATCgtactataatttaaaaagaAGAAACAAGATATCCCTATAATTTGAGGTGAGCACCTAGCAGCTGCAGCTCATCTCTCCCAAAAACATTGCATTACACATCTACACGCAGCTTTTTCATATGATAAAGGAACCTCGGGAACACAAATGCCACTATCAATTACTACCTTAACCATTTTGAAGTTTTTCCTCGTTGCCATTTTAGTAAAAGAACAACAATTTTCACTACTCAGATGAGAGGATGAAAAGTTAAGGTCTATGAAAACCAAAAGCTCATACAAAAAAATATCCTTCAATCTAATCAAAAGTATAATAGGATGTTAATAAATAAACAGGTTCTTACAATAGTTAGATCTTGAACACAATAAATACACACAGATATTCAAATAAGAAAATTCTGAAAACTTTTTCTACTGTTCTAACTACACGGACAGGATGGGAAGTAAGAGCTACAATGGTTTGAAAGCAAGGTTCGGGCCTTAAAGATGATGATTTTACACCGACGAACACTATTACACCTTCGCTTAGGAGGTAGCCTCCAAAATTAGTAGCAATTGGTAAAACGTGGTTAAATATAGCAACATAGTACACTAATAAATAAGGGAGACATGAAACCAAAGTAAAAGGGAAATGCTAAGACAAAGAGCCTTAAACGCAAAATGTCCCGATTGGCGCAAACCCCCCGAGTCCTAAACGAAGCATCTGTATATCTCTCACAAAACTTCAACTGGCGCAAACCCCGGGTCCTAAGCGAAGCATCTGCATATCTCTCACGTAACTCCAACGCAGCGATAGACACAGTGTAAAACTCGTCACTCAACCGGTCCTACACAGAAGCGTTGTTTCATGTTTAGAGCGTTTAATTGATCATTAACGACTTTCAGAAAAACCCGACGTCCACTAACAATAAATGGTCAAGCGCGGATGAATAGTATTTTCACCTGTCCAACCTCAATCTCAACGTTTCCCACGATGCCCACCCCCAGACCTTGCACCAGGATAGCGAGCAAATTGGAGCCTTAAGTGTGCTGATTCACGATCATGCTCATCAAAATTGTAACCTGCAAGATTTAGCTCGATGTTTTATGGTGTCAACCAGCGTCGCTTCGAATTACAACGAAACCAGGGACGTCAGTTCACAAGTAGTTCACGGATTCGTATATCGCTTAATTATCACAGCTTACTTCTCGAATATGCCCGTTAAAACTATTAGTGCAGTCGAATCCAGGAATTTAACAATGGAATAACATCTTGTTCAAAAGGTACAGTGTGAATTCACTCTGAGACCTCGAGATAGGATCAAATCTGCATTACTCTATAATTCAAATGCAAATATAGAAAACCAATGTACCACTTCATTTAGTAGATAAACCACGTTGATTTCCCTCTCATTATCCAAGTAAAAATATGTTAGTACTTcaataatcaataattttgTGATATTTGTGGCGACATAGAAACTTGATATAAGGTTCATATGAAGTACATCAAAAGTTAAAGGTTAAAGCAAGAGTATTCTTCAGTTTATAGATTACAATAGGTTTTCATTTATTAATCATAATGCAACTATGACAGCCAAGCCCCATTAATTCATTGACGACTGAAACATTTCTTTGCTAAAGAAAAACATGGATAAATTGACAACGTTGATATTTGAAGATAAAAAAGCTATATTATTTGATTAGGTCTTTATATCGGGTAATAGCCACATTAAAACCACCAACATGCGTCAGTAAGTCCACCAAAGCAAGATCATTTGCAGAATGACTTCCAAACAATCGTAATACATTTTTCAAAGAATTCCAGCCATCTACTTTTCTGCTTAattttaagaagaaaaaaaacccAGAATATCGTTCATCTGCATCTTAAATCCACATAACAAACTTGCAGAGGCGGGCTAAATGCCTAGGTACATTATCGGGGCCATGCAGAAGCCTGGCTGCTTTGTAGAGGCTACGCAATGAGTACATCAAATCAAGATTATTCTAGCCATCTCAGTATTATAATttccaaaatataaaatcctCAAACCATGACAACTCAGAGGTGCTGTGGAATTCAACATTTGCCTTTTGCCAGACTAGGGCTTATAAGAGCacattccaaaaaaaataaaaaataaaaaaaaatccacaacTACAATGCGTCAATCTTCATGCAGAAGGAGCAGTTGGCTGTTAAACCACAAGTTCTCAACTGTATTCATGATGATTTCCAACACAGTCTCTTTTTAATTGGGGAAAATCCACAGGTCACTTTTTACGGAACGTCTCAAGGGAGGAGTAAGAAGTTGTGCGGATGTAGTTCCAGGTAATTATGAAGTTCTATGGTCAGACTACttcaatacaattaattattgaGTCAATAAAGAGGTCATTATGCAAAGTTGTTTAAGGTAAAACCAATATCCCTGATTCCCCGGGTTCCCATCAAATTCCATTCCCTTGAAGCTAAAAGAACCCTGGTTGTGTAACGTAGAATGGTCAAAGCCCATAACCTCCATAGCACAAAAAGTCAAAACCAGGCTCCCTCTCTTAAAGATTCATCCTCCCCAGGACTAAAAAGATAATTCCAAGCTAATATATGAAGGAAGGGAAGGTGATGACATGACTAAGATGCATCTAATCCAACAACAATAGTATTATCTAGGGAACTCATTAGTCAATCTTACCTTGTAAAGCATCCATTGCCGTGGCTGCATGAGCTGGACTCTGAAAATCAACAAAGCAAAGCACCAGGGGATCACCACCAGACTGCACAGATTCAATTTTAAATATCATTAGACTAGAAAAGACAACAATGGAAATAAATACAACATTCTAATATAAAATAAAGTCATTCTTACGTGTCTTGATTCTTTAGTTACAAGCCTTACTTCCTTATAGCCTACAAATGGGCGAAATATATCTGCAAACCAGAGTAAAGGAAGAAAACTACTAACGTATATAATAAGCAAACACCTATAGAATAGAAAGGATACGAGAAACTTCCCTGCGAGTGCAATTCGCAGGCAAGCCCTCCACAAACAAAGTGCTGCTAGCATCAGGAGGAAGAGGAATTTCAGGCCGTCCTCCCATAGATCGGCTTTTTGCAGCTGCTGCTGCATCTGAACCTCCCATTCCTAACACACGTGGATCGTCAACATGATGATGTCCACCGAGTCCACTGCTCATAGATCGTCCAGACTCACTGGCGTATGATGGCATTTGCTGGTGTGTTGAACAACAGTTATAATACATTCAATGCAGCCCGTGTAGCTTAACAATTTAACATGTTTGGCCGCACTAATCATAAACTAAGAAGGAAGCAAAGTGCATACCGCACTGCGAAGGTATCGATCATATGATGCATTAATGGTGTCCGTATCTCTAACAACACGCAGTCCCGCCCTGTCCTCGTCACGGGCATAGTAGCTGGACATGTCAGGTCCACTAGGCATCTCTACATAATAAAGATAAACCAAATAACAAACCAACAAATGGAAAACCTAAAGCTATTACATGGAAACCACAAATTGAATCACCAAGTCATGACAAACGTCTCAAAAGAATATAACTTATCAGCTAAGCTATTTCCTACACCTCCATACATATAGGAACAGAATTGCTACTGCTACAAATCATGCTTGTCACTTAGTTgaaataaactaaactaagagggtgttttggtgagcttataaactctttaaaacagcttagaacctactccctccctcccatTGATAATGGCTCACTTCTCTTTTTCATCTATCCCATTGATAATGGCCTATTCTAAAAAAGGAAACCTTCTCTCACAAAAAGTTGTTGGTTCCACCACTTTCTAGCACATTTATCCTTTAATCACTCTTTTTCTTAATAACCTTGTCGAAAAGtaatgagtcattatcaatgggacggagggagtatttaggagcttataagctccttcaaagtgtttgacaaaataagctcctaagagcttataagctccccataaaaataagttcctctccccaacttattttctcaatatcttataagcaacactcgttttacaaaataactcaagtatgattttttattttcatcatatatcattctaattttacatctcttcaattttctctccaacaaatattttctttctctaactctctagcttataagcttaattatCTAAACAGTTTGACAACTTATATGCTCTTAAAAACTATAtcttataagttcttgaaacatcttttaagctccaagagcttataacaAACACCTCCTAAATCAAAGATCAATTGTATACCACTTCTTCGTCAATGCATCATTCTCATACTCCAAAACCCAAATCTACAGATTCCAATAAAGCGAAAAATACAAGGTAGAGAAAGAACATAcattaacaacaaaaccaatCCCTAGCTCCGCCGTCATCCACCCAAAATAAACGGCCGATTCGCATAACGCACACAACGCATGAGTTATAAAGTACTAAAGTACTAAATAGAGACATACCATAATCAGTACGGGGTCGTTTCACCATGTGCGGGGGAAGCGCAGCCGCCTGCTGCCTACCGTCGCCGTACCTCCAATAAGCATCCGCCATATTTGTTTTCAAAATCTTTATGCAATTGGTGGAAAGTAGGGTTTTGGATTCTGAATTTCCTCTTGAACGCAACGGAGAATAATCAGCCCTTTCCTTAGTTCGCAGGGGATGCAAGTCAATATAAGTTT
It contains:
- the LOC130993355 gene encoding RNA-binding protein 1-like, translated to MADAYWRYGDGRQQAAALPPHMVKRPRTDYEMPSGPDMSSYYARDEDRAGLRVVRDTDTINASYDRYLRSAQMPSYASESGRSMSSGLGGHHHVDDPRVLGMGGSDAAAAAKSRSMGGRPEIPLPPDASSTLFVEGLPANCTRREVSHIFRPFVGYKEVRLVTKESRHSGGDPLVLCFVDFQSPAHAATAMDALQGYNFDEHDRESAHLRLQFARYPGARSGGGHRGKR
- the LOC130993353 gene encoding U-box domain-containing protein 43-like, encoding MENHRSLVDTAESMLQAVALARQALVHKENFKKFSASLEKTAIFLQELSKFKVKNSESVNRALEGLQSEVEAAKQLAAECSNGNKIYLLLSGKKIVEKMESTSKSMSRAMALFPLASLDVSPQTNQWLLNLCKNMEEAQYHLSPMEEEILHKIETGVQDRTTDRSFASNLLLLIAESLGIPSQENDLKEEFENFKNDIQSRNEALRMEQIILLLENADVVTTPKEKEMKYFTKRNSLGRQLLEPLQSFYCPITADIMRDPVETSSGYTFEREAIEKWLALGNGLCPLTKTPLTKLSVRPNRTLRQSIEEWKNRNIMITIASMKPEIQSRDEEQVLPSLKKLSELCEKSELHREWVVMEDYIPIVTALLHAKNSEIRLHALAILCSLAKDSDDNKEAIANVKDSITYVVYSLARKVEESMLALQLILELSRIVNVRNLIGDAQGGILLLVTLANSDDAQASKYAQELLDTLAFLDQNVVRMARAKFFGPLLQRLFEGSVAIQVIMADTLADLELTDHDKQCLSRGGALKALLQMLELDDIEVKSAAVRALENLSGVAPNGLQLIKQGAKTPLFELLFCHAASKLRLHVAKTIMHLAMSTASMEASEDQIRLMETEEDIFKLFSLVSYTGPEMQETLLLTFHALCRSPSGLDVRRELRQISAVKILVHLCELDDLAVRANAVKLLCYLTEDGDHQTFEEHVNRRCITTLIRIIKTSDSEDEKAAAMGIISRLPHNSQMSQDLSQCGALEVIFDCLKNEKEVVENAAEALCRFTATSNLEQQKRVAEAGIIPVLVKLLASGAPPTKRNAAISLKQLSESSSKLTIPVKTNSLLSCCFAPSEGICAVHLGICSTETSFCLLEAGAVRPLVMLLGEQDASACEASLDAILTLIEGVQLQNGCKVLEEAGAIVPIIKLLTSSCSSLQEKTLGALQRIFRLVDFKTKYGKSAQMSLVDITQRGSSTTKSLAAKILAQLNVLNEQSSFFDGT